CTTGTCGGTAGCGAACATCAGGTTGTTCTTGATCTGCTCTTCGGACAGCCCGATGTCGGTCAGACGGTTGTAGCGCATGGCGCTGGCCGAGTGGCAGGACAGACAGTAGTTGACGAAAATCTGCGCACCACGTTGCAGGCTTTCGGTGTCCTGCACGTTGATCGGCGCCTTCTCCAGGGCCGGGCCTTCCGATGCCATGGCAGCGGAAACCGGCAGCAAGAGGGCAGCGGCAGCAATCAGTTGACGGATAGTCTTGTTCATTTTGCCCCCTCTATCAGATGAATTTGGCAAACAGCGTGGCTGCCACCACGGTCACGACCACCAGCACCAGGAAGCGCATCTGGCGCGCCGGGGTGCTGTCGGTTACGCGGGTCGGCACCGGGGTGCTGCCCACGTCGTTCTTGGTGTAGAACGGCATGCCCAGGAAGAAGGCGAAGTAGATGGCAGAGAACACCTGTGCCACCAGGGTACGCAGGTTGGTGGACGGCGCCGCCCCCAGGATACCCAGACCAATGAAGGCGATGATGAACAGCACCAGCATGAACTTGAACTTGGGACCACGGTAACGGATCGACTTCACCGGCGACTTGTCCAGCCACGGCAGGAAAGCAATCAGCACCACGGCGGCACCCATGGCCAGCACACCCCATACCTGGGTACCGGCAAAGGACGGAATGGCGCGCAGGATGGCGTAGAACGGGGTGAAGTACCAAACCGGTGCAATGTGCGGCGGGGTCTTCAGCGGGTCAGCCTGGTCGAAGTTCGGGTGCTCCAGGAAGAAGCCGCCCATTTCCGGCGCAAAGAACACGATGGCGGAGAACACGATCAGGAACACGGCCACACCCAGCACATCCTTCACGGTGTAGTACGGGTGGAACGGGATGCCGTCCAGCGGCTTGCCGTCCTCGCCCTTCAGCTTCTTGATTTCCACGCCGTCCGGGTTGTTGGAACCCACTTCGTGCAGTGCGATCAGGTGAGCCACCACCAGTGCCAGCAGGATCAGCGGAATGGCGATCACGTGCAGCGCGAAGAAGCGGTTGAGGGTGGCATCGCCAACGACGAAGTCGCCGCGGATGAACACCGACAGGTCCGGGCCGATGACCGGAATGGAAGAGAACAGGTTCACGATCACCTGCGCGCCCCAGAACGACATCTGCCCCCACGGCAGCAGGTAGCCCATGAAGGCTTCGGCCATCAGGCACAGGAAGATCAGCGTGCCGAAGATCCACACCAGCTCACGCGGCTGCTTGTAGGAGCCGTAGATCAGGCCGCGGAACATATGCAGGTACACCACCACGAAGAACATGGAGGCGCCGGTGGAGTGCATGTAGCGGATGATCCAGCCGCCCGCCACGTCGCGCATGATGTATTCGACCGAGGCGAACGCCACCGGGATGCCCGCAGCGTTCAGCGAGGCATCCGGTTTGTAGTTCATGGTCAGGAAGATACCGGTAACGATCTGGATCACCAGCACCAGCATGGCCAGCGAACCGAAGAAGTACCAGAAGTTGAAGTTCTTGGGTGCGTAATACTCGGTGACGTGCTCCTTCATCATCGAAGACAGCGGGAAGCGATCGTCTACCCAGTTCAGCAGTTTTTGCCCTTTGCTCATGGTCTCGCCCTCGCTTATTTGTCTTCGCCGATCAACAGACGGTTGTCAGCCAGATATTTGTGCGGCGGAATTACCAGGTTCTTCGGTGCCGGCACGCCACTGAATACGCGGGCAGCCAGGTCAAACTTGGAACCGTGGCACGGACAGTAGAAGCCACCTACCCATTTCGGGCCCAGGTCGGCCGGGGCGAGGTCGGGACGGTAAGTCGGGGAACAGCCCAGGTGGGTACAGATGCCCACTGCAACCAGCAGGCCGGGCTTGATGGAGCGATGCTTGTTCTTGCAGTACTCCGGTTGCTCGGAAGCTTCGGAGTTCGGGTCAACCAGGTCCGGCTCGACAGAAGCCAGGTTCTTCAGCTGCTCCGGCGTACGGCTTAGCAGCCATACCGGTTTGCCACGCCATTCAACGTTGATCTTCTGGCCCGGCTCCAGCTTGCTGATATCAACTTCGACCGGCGCACCTGCCGCCTTGGCGCGCTCGGACGGCGCAAAACTCATCAAAAACGGCACGGCCACACCGGCCGCCGCTACACCACCAACCGCGCTGGTGGCCACCGTCAGGAAACGACGGCGCCCCGCATCAACGTGTTGTTCACTCATTACAGTCATCCTCAAACGTGGAAACCGAGCTCTAAACTTGAAACTTTACGATTCTACCCGAATACAACTTGCAACTTGAAGCGCATAAGCAACAAATTGCCTTAATGCCAGTGGGGGCATGTTGTTAAACCGGATTGAACAGATCGACAAAGCTAACCTGCAGTGCATGTTCCGCAGCTAGCCACTCACCCAAGGCTTTTACACCATATCGCTCGGTCGCATGATGACCTGCCGCAATAAATGTAACGCCGTACTCTTGCGCCAGGTGATGATTCTGTTCCGAGACCTCTCCGGTCAGAAACGCATCCCCCCCCATCGCAATCGCCTGTTCAAAGTAACCCTGGGCACCGCCAGTGCACCAGGCAAGCCGTCGCAATTTGCGATCGGCCGGCCCCAGCACCAGGGGCTCCCGCTCAAGTCTCATCGAAAGCTGAGTTGCAAACGCCGCCACCTCCATTTCTTGTGACAACTGCCCCTGCCACAACAGCGGCTCGTCTGCCGACGGCGCCGCATCCACAATCCCCAACAGCCTGCCCAGTTGGGCGTTATTGCCCAGCTCCGGGTGCGCATCCAGTGGCAAGTGATAGGCCAGCAAGCTGATGTCACTTTGCAACAGCGTGGCGATACGCTGCCGCTTGATGCCGGTAATCGCCGCCGACTCACTTTTCCAGAAATAGCCGTGATGCACCAGGATGGCGTCCGCCTTCAAGCGTACCGCCTCATCCAGCAAAGCCTGCGAAGCAGTCACCCCGGCCACCACGTGACGCACCTGGCTGCGCCCTTCCACCTGCAGCCCGTTGGGGGCGTAGTCCTTGAAGCGCCAGGGCTCCAGCTTCTGGTTAAGAATAGCTACCAGCTGCTGCAATTCCATAGCTCGCTCTCCTTGAATCATCTTGCACCCATTGTGCCAGAGCCACCACAACAATGCGGCCAACCCTGCAAAAGGTTGGCCGCAAAGAAAAACCCCGCAGCAAGCTGCGGGGTTTTTTGCTCGGTGAGGGAGCAGGCAGATTACATCATGCCGCCCATGCCACCCATGCCGCCCATGTCCGGCATGGCCGCGGCCGGCTTGTCTTCCGGCAGCTCGGCGATCATGCAGTCGGTGGTCAGCATCAGGCCGGCTACGGATGCAGCGTGCTGCAGCGCGGAGCGGGTTACCTTGGCCGGATCCAGCACGCCCATTTCGATCATGTCGCCGTATTCGCCGCTGGCAGCGTTGTAACCGAAGTTACCTTTGCCTTCCAGCACCTTGTTCACCACCACGGACGGCTCGTCGCCGGCGTTCTGCACGATCTGGCGCAGCGGCGCTTCGATCGCCTTCAGGACGATCTTCACACCGGCAGCCTGGTCGGCGTTGATGGTTTCAACAGCATCAACGGCAGCGCGAGCGCGCAGCAGGGCAACGCCACCGCCAGGTACCACGCCTTCTTCAACGGCAGCGCGGGTAGCGTGCAGCGCGTCTTCAACGCGAGCCTTCTTCTCTTTCATTTCCACTTCGGTGGCAGCGCCAACCTTGATCACGGCAACGCCGCCAGCCAGCTTGGCTACGCGCTCTTGCAGTTTTTCACGGTCGTAGTCGGAAGTAGCGGCTTCGATCTGCTGACGCACTTCGGTCACGCGAGCCTGGATGGCAGCAACGTCGCCGGCGCCGTCGATGATGGTGGAGTTTTCCTTGCCCACTTCAACGCGCTTGGCTTGGCCCAGCATTTCCAGGGTAACTTTTTCCAGGGTCAGGCCAACTTCTTCAGCGATAACGGTACCGCCGGTCAGCACAGCGATATCCTGCAGCATGGCCTTGCGACGATCGCCAAAGCCCGGAGCCTTGACAGCAACAACCTTCAGGATGCCGCGGATGGTGTTCACCACCAGGGTAGCCAGCGCTTCGCCTTCAACATCTTCGGCGATGATCAGCAGCGGACGACCGGACTTGGCCACTTGCTCCAGTACCGGCAGCAGGTCGCGGATGTTGGAGATCTTCTTGTCGAACAGCAGGATGAACGGATTGTCCAGTGCGGCAATCTGCTTTTCCGGGTTGTTGATGAAGTACGGGGACAGGTAGCCGCGGTCGAACTGCATGCCTTCCACTACGTCCAGCTCGTTGTGCAGGCTCTTGCCATCTTCAACGGTGATCACGCCTTCCTTGCCCACTTTTTCCATGGCGTTGGCGATGATTTCACCGATATCGGAATCGGAGTTGGCGGAGATGGAGCCAACCTGGGCGATTTCCTTGGTGGTAGCGCACGGCTTGGCGATCTTGGCGATCTCGCCCACCAGGGCAACCACGGCCTTGTCGATGCCGCGCTTCAGATCCATCGGGTTCATGCCGGCGGTAACGAACTTCATGCCTTCGTGCACGATGGCCTGAGCCAGCACGGTAGCGGTGGTGGTACCGTCACCGGCCACGTCGGAAGTCTTGGAAGCCACTTCCTTCACCATCTGCGCGCCCATGTTCTCGAACTTGTCCTTCAGTTCAATTTCCTTGGCAACGGAAACACCATCCTTGGTGATGGTCGGTGCGCCGAAGGAGCGATCCAGTACCACGTTGCGGCCTTTCGGGCCCAGAGTCACTTTAACGGCATCAGCCAGAATGTTGACACCCACTACCATCTTGGCGCGGGCGGAATCACCAAAGCGTACGTCTTTAGCAGCCATTCTCATTAATCTCCAGAATCTGTATTAAACGGTTGTAATGGGTCGGATTACTCGACGATGCCCATTACGTCTTCTTCACGCATTACCAGCAGCTCCTCGCCGTCAACCTTTACGGTCTGGCCGGAGTACTTGCCGAACAGCACCTTGTCGCCTACCTTCAGCTCCAGGGCACGGCGCTCGCCGTTTTCCAGGATCTTGCCGTGGCCCACGGCCACAACTTCGCCCATGTCCGGCTTCTCGGCAGCAGCGCCCGGCAGAACGATGCCGGAAGCAGTCTTCTCTTCAGCTTCAAGGCGCTTGATAACAACACGGTCGTGCAGAGGGCGGATTGCCATTGATCTCTCCTGATGAATCAGTAGCTATGTAAACGATGATCTAGCTTGTGGGTGGGCAGGGATGCATCGATTAGCACTCCCTGCTTGCGAGTGCTAATCATATGGGAGGGGACACCGGCTTTCAAGGGGCACTCTACAACTTACCTCCCTCCTCCAGACATGCTACGGCGTATGGCATAATGAGCTCTTGCCAGCCGTGTATTCTCCATCGAAGAAATTTCGCGCCATGAAGCCCACCTCTCTACCACCACAGTTCCACCTCATACCACATCGCTCACATGCTCACCTTAGTCACGCCACACCAAAGAAAGTAGAAAGGCTTGAAACACAAACGGCACGTGGAGAGAAATCATGATCCTTGTAACAGGCGGTGCAGGCTACATTGGTACTCACACATGTGTACAACTACTGGAGGCCGGCTACGATGTACTAGTGTTGGACAACTTCTCGAACAGCACACCGGAAGCGCTAAGGCGGGTAGAGCTGATTACCGGACGCCAAGTACACCTCATGGAGGGTGATCTGCTCAACCCGCAACTACTGGATCTGGTATTTCAATCCCCGATCAAGGCAGTCATCCATTTTGCAGGACTCAAGGCAGTTGGTGAGTCTGTAGAACAGCCACTCGCCTATTACAATAACAATGTTGCTGCCACACTCATGTTGCTGCAGACAATGCAACAACATGGCGTAAAGAACCTAGTGTTTTCATCCAGCGCTACCGTATACGGCGAGCCTGCAAGTGTCCCCATACGCGAAGACTTTCCCTTATCTGCAACCAACCCGTACGGCCGCAGCAAGTTAATGGTTGAAGATATACTGCGTGACCTTGCCCACGCTAGTCCCGAATGGAATATCGCAATACTGCGCTATTTCAACCCAGTAGGTGCACATGTAAGTGGAATGATTGGGGAGGATCCCAATAGCACTCCAAACAATCTACTGCCTTTTATCAGTCAGGTTGCCATTGGCAGGCAGGCAAGTCTCAATGTGTTCGGCGCCGACTATACTACACCTGATGGAACAGGCATAAGGGACTACATCCACGTAGTTGACTTGGCAGAGGGTCACCTCAAGGCCCTGCAAGCTTTGCAAGACAAAGGAGGGATAATTACTGTCAACCTAGGAACTGGCAAAGGCTATTCGGTACTCGACGTGGTAAAGACCTTTGAAGCAGTAAGTGGCAAAACAGTACCGTATGAAATTGTACCCCGTCGTCCCGGCGACGTCGCAGCGGCATGGGCAGATCCCTCTGGGGCATATGAAATACTAGGTTGGTACGCACAGAGAACTCTCCAAGAAATGTGTGAAGATGCATGGCGTTGGCAATGTCAGAATCCTATCGGTTACTCTTAAATTTTATTTATGAGCCCCCAGCAATATGACAATTGATACCACACTACGCTCGTCGAAACAGGAACAGGGACATTGCCTCTCTTGACCGGCCCCAATGTCACTGATTCGAATCAGTCCATTACCAAGAGAATTTGTCACGGAAAACGGAAAATTTCGCAGACAAGAAATAAATATCCAACCTCACGGCATAAAATGGAATAGGCATGCTCAAAAAAATACTCATTGCTTTTGGCACACGACCTGAAGCCATTAAAATGGCCCCACTGATCCGCACTCTAAAAAAAGACCCACGCTTTGAAATTAAAGTTTGTGTAACTGCACAACATCGCCAAATGCTCGATCAAGCTTTAGAGCTATTTCAGATTCGGCCAGACTTTGATTTAAATATCATGCAACCGGGCCAGGATCTAACCGATATAACCAATTGTGTCCTACAAGGTATGAAGGGTGTTTTAACACAATGGCGACCGCATATTGTTCTGGTCCATGGCGATACTTCGACCACCATGGCAGTAAGCCTTGCCGCATATTACCAGCAGATTGCCGTAGGACATGTAGAAGCAGGCCTGCGAACAGGGGAAATTTACTCTCCCTGGCCAGAAGAAATGAATAGAAAAATTGCCAGCTGCATCAGCACACTTCATTTCGCACCAACAGAAACAGCCAAGAATAATTTACTTAAAGAAAATATTAAGCCATCATCTATTCACGTCACAGGCAACACGGTGATAGATGCATTGCTTGATGTAGATAGCGTCGTTCGAAATGATAAAAAAATCAACCAACTCCTCACAAAGCAATTTTCGTTTCTTGACCCTCAAAAAAAACTCATACTAGTCACCGGGCATCGTCGAGAAAATTTCGGGGAAGGATTCGATAAAATATGTAAAGCACTTTCCACAATAGCAAAAAGAGCTGACATACAGATTTTATATCCAGTCCACTTGAACCCAAACGTTCAAAATCCAGTAAAAAAAACATTGGGAGCCCAATCAAATATCCACTTGATTGAGCCACAAGATTATTTACCATTCGTGTATCTTATGGGTCGAAGCTATTTAATTTTAACTGATAGCGGCGGCATTCAAGAGGAGGCTCCAGCATTAGGCAAACCCGTCCTTGTGATGCGAGAAACTACTGAGCGTCCAGAGGCGGTTGCTGCAGGGACTGTCAAGCTAGTCGGGACCGAGCCTGAATTAATTTTACACGAAGCAATTAGGCTTATTGATAGTCCCGTTGCATATACAGAAATGTCTCGTGCACACAACCCGTATGGCGATGGGAAAAGCTCTCTTTACATTAGAGATATCTTAGTGAAAACACAACTTGAATGACGCTGAAATCTCACCCATGACTATCACCATCCTCACACCAACATTCAACGATGAAGTTCATTTATCTTCACTAATACATTCTGTTCTATCACAAGACTACACCGAATGGCAGTGGATCATCATCAATGACGGCTCAACAGATAATACGCATTTCCGATTAAATAAATTAGCGGACTCACGCATAAAGGTCATCCACCAGAGTAATACTGATCAACTTAATGCCCTGCTTGCTGCCGTACCATTTATTATGGGTGAATTTATTTGTTTAATGCACTCAGATGATTACTTTGTCAGCAACACAACACTGCGAGAAGTGGCTGACAGGCTACATCACCTGAAGTGCGACGGAGTATATGCCGATTATAAATTAATAGATAAAAATGGTAACGACAGCGGATTCTTACATGTGCCAACGCAATTAAACACAAAAATTTCTCGAAAAATTATGATAGGAATGGGAGGAAATCCAATAGGCGACCCATTCTTTGTGCGGCGCAATGCATTTTTTAGCCATGTATTACCAAACTATATAAAACAAAACACCATTTATTATCTAAATTATTTTAACTTGAAACCGCTATATTTACAGAAAATTGAGCCTTGGTACTGTTATCGAGTTTTTGATGAAAATTACATTCACTCAGACATCGGCAAATTTGTTGCACTATCCGGCCAATTCCGAACCACATCGCGCATCCTGGCCGCTGGCTTTGATTTTTCAGGCAACACTGCTTGGGGTTATTGTTTTTTTAGGATATTTAGGAAAATCTCGATAACCCCACCAAATATACTGAAAGTCCCTTGCGAACTTGGTGCTTTCCAATATTTCATATATTGGGCCAAAGACCTGGAAAGATATGGCTATCCCGAAATACTAATAGACATGGCACGAGCAATTGGAAAATCATTCAAATCAAAAAATAAAAAACAGCATAAATGTCTCAAAATAGTGCTATCACGTGAACTAGAGTACACCCCAGCAGATGCAAGACAATTTTACAAGGATCATATAAAAGGAAATGTGCCAGAAATATATTATTCATTAATTAAAAGCGACTATGATTATATAGAAGTAAAATCATACGAAGAAAAAATTAAACTACAAAAAATCCTTGATTTTCTATCACTACAGTATTTTATTGCAATAAACTCACCATGAAAATTCTATTAGTTTCCCAAGACAACTCCGAAAAGCTAAATATAGGCGGAAAGCACATTCACCAAAATTTGTTAATAGCGGCTTGGCGAAAACAGGGACATGAAGTTCGCACCATTTTCCCTCGCCCTCAAAAAATCACAATGCCAATATGGACACGTATTATATTTCGAATTAGTCGAACATGGTCGACTTTCCCTGTATTTTTTTTCAAAAAATATCTAAGAAAAATAAAAAATGAACTGATTCATAATTTACATCAGTCCATGACGGATTTTTCACCCGATTTAATTAGCGCTCAAGACCCCATGGCAGCCGTTGCTTGCTCGGCTGCTTTACAGCCACATAAGGGAGCACTCCCACGTATAGCACTCACTCTACATGGATATTATACGTGGGAAATGATAAATTATGGCTATTATGGTGAACATAACAAACCTACAATAGAAAAAATCGGCTTTGAATTGGAACGTGAGGCTTTAGAGAAAGCGAATTCTGTTATCACTGTAGATAGTCGAATTCGGGATTACCTACAAACGCAACATGGCTTTACGGAGCCTGTGGATGTAATTTTTAATGCCATAAATATTGAGCCGTTTCAACAGCCTATAAATCAAGAAGTAATGCACCTGCAAAAGAGACTCGCACCGAATGGAGAAAAAATAATTTTAATAGCCCGTCGTCTAGTATTAAAAAATGGTGTACATGTAGCCATCTCTGCCATTGCGCTTTTGATACCACTGAAAAAAAATATTCGCCTCATAGTTGTCGGAGACGGGCCAGAAAGTTTTAATTTACAGTCTCAAGCAAAAACATTAGGCATTGAATCTTACATCGACTTTATCGGTAACATCGACCATAGCGACATTCACAATTATTATAGAGCTGCAGATATTTTATTGATGCCATCAATTCCTTCCGATGGAATTGAAGAGGCCACATCGCTTAGCATGCTTGAAGGAATGGCCGCAGGAAAACTGGTAATTTGCAGTGCCATAGGAGGAATGAAAGAAATTATCATTCACAAAAAAAATGGATACCTTGTTAAATCTAACAACCCACAAAATCTATCAGAACTTCTAAATGATTTATTAGAAACCCCCCCCGATCAGCTAGATGAAGTGTGTACGCAAGCTAGACAGTTTGCTTTTGACAACCATGACTACAACAGCCATGCCCGGAAAATACTTTCCAAGATGAGCCAAAATTGAATTTCTTATTTTCATATCGACAGGGTCAAGGTACGGCTAGAAAAATATTATTTTTTAGCGAGAACGCCAATAAAGGCTTAGGGTATTTGCGTAACCTTATCATTAGTTGGAGCATTGGCTTCTCTAATCTCAGCGATCTATACTTTTTTATTTTTGGGATAGCCACATCAGTTTCAAGTATTTTGAGTGGCGCATTGAGTGCAACATTTATTCCCTATTCCCAACGATTAGGCAGTCGGAACAAGCGAAGATTGCTAGGAGTGATAATAATAGCATTTACTATTATCTATCTGGCAATCACAATATTTGCATGCATTTTAATGATTGCTTTCTCTCCGAACCGATCATTACAGGCACTATCCACTCACTCAATGGGCGTAATGATAATATCAGGTGTAATCCTCACCTTCTTATTTTTCCAATTAATTCAAATTGCCGACGAATACTTCAAATCTAGAAGAAATTTTCTTTTCGGAGCTTTAAGTTATTTAACCATCAACGGCATAGCAATCATTATTCTATATTGCTACTTAAACAAAAATATATGGCTCATAGGATGGGCATCCATTCCTCCAGCTGCCTTTATTTGCATAACTATCTACAGCAAACTTAATCTAGTACTTTTTAATGGGAAAGACAATATAGCACCTTATTTGCGGCAAACTTTTCCATTAATAATTAGTGGGTCGATGGGAATGATTAACGTTTTCATCGATAGATGGTTTGCAGCAGGCTTTCCGGAGGGTCGTCTCAGTATTTTGCAAACAGCTCTACTTTTAGTTACCCAGCTAGGAGGGGTTCCTATTAATCCATCAATTAATTCCGCCTATCCATTCATATCCTCCCTTTATAAAAAAAACGACATGGAGAAGGCCATTATCACGATTAGAACGGTAGAGAAACGAATTATATCTTGGCTTACTATTTTTACTATTGGGTATGTCCTTCTAGGCGAAAAAATTATTCGTATTTTCTATCATCACGGCCAAGTAAATCTCAGCAATATTCATGACATTCATCGTATCGGAATTGTATACTTACCAGTACTATGGTATTCAAGCTTAGTTAGCCTCTATTTACGAATATTATATTGCAATCAGATTATCCGATTTCCAGCAATTTGCAGCGCTGCTGTCATTATTTTCAATATTGCTCTCAACTGGTTATTTTCTGAATGGCTTGGTTGGCAAGGTCTAGCATTGGCAGCAGCGGTATCTGCCGGAGTCTACTATCTTTGTCTCGCCGCTTTTTTACGCAAAATAAATCTATACAATGCCAGCACTTTGCATGTCATATTAATTAATATTCCACCTATTTTAATGTTTATTCCTTTTATTGAGAAATTCAATATATGAAAGTTGGCCTAGCTCGGTACCCATACATCACCCCATCCCTCCGAGGTGGAGACAGTACACTGTTTGATCGTATTCAGCAGCTCTATGAAGAACATGGCCATGATGTAAAAAACATTACGTACAGAAGGCCCGGCCATTTTTTAATAAACGGTCTCCCCCCCCCAATAAGGCGAGCATTACTCTGGCTAATAGATCTAATGCTTCCTGCATTTTTTTCTTTTCAAATCAAAAAACTACACTCCGCCTATGACATTATATTGGCCGATAGTTCTATTATAACCAACGTCGGTGACATGAATGTTATTTCTATCGTTAACATTGATTATCAAGCCTATGAGGATGCATTGAAACAGCATCTTCCATTGCGCAGCCGAATAAAATTAAAATTCTCAAAATTTTTCCAAAACTCTGGTGCTAAGCATTATCCATCTATAGCGGTTTCCAATTTTGTCACATCAACTTACAAAAAAAAAGGGATCAATGTACTAACAACGATCAGTAATTCGATACAAGAAAGCAACCGCATTAATCATGCACCAACATGGAACGGTCGTTTTATTTATGCAGGAAGTGGTTCATTTTTTGGAAAAGGAATAGATATATTAATTCAGTTAGCCAAACGTGGGCTTGAGATAGATTGTTATACTGATGCAGTATATGATGGTTTAAAATCATTCCCACCTCTACCGCGTAAAATTCTACTAGATCGTTACCGGGATTACTGTATGCTAATTTTCCCAAGCCGTTATGAAAGTTTTGGGTTTGTTCCACTAGAAGCGATGTCTGCTGGTCTCCCAGTTCTGTTAAGGCGAACAGGTATCGGCTGTGATTTAGAAAATGAAATCCCTGAGTTTATATTATCATCAACAGATGAAAAAATCGCTGATGAAATAATGGAAAAAATAGCTCTTATTAAAAATGATTATGAAAATTTTTCTCGCCGCGCCCAAGAATTTTCTAAAAATTTCTGCGAACACGCTAATTTTGATAGTGCTTGGTTGAGATTACTTCAATATCATGCCAAAGGCCAAAAATAGCAATGACTGACAAGATTATTTTTTTACGTAGTCAACTCCCAAAAACTGATAGTCGCCTACAACGCTATTTGCAGGCAGTTGAACTGCTTGCTGGTGAGAGTATCATCGTGGGCTGGGATCGAAGCAATAGTACGCGGCCAGGACTTAACGAGTTTCTTTATAAAAGAAAGACTCGTATAGGAGGTGGATGGGCTAATCTTATGTCACTACTCTGCTGGAACTACTTTATTGTCTGTAAACTATGGCAGCTCCGTAAAAAGTATCATACCATTCATGCAATTGACCTTGATACTGCTATCCCAGCACTAATTTTTGCCAATATTCTTCATAAAAGATTAATTTTCGACATTTATGACAAATACACTGATTCTCGGCATTTTCCTGCAGTTCTGAGATTTTTTGCTGATAAAATTGAGCGCACATGTGCGAATCGCGCTAGCAGCTTAATTCTGGCAGATGAATGCCGCCGGGAGCAGCTAGAGCTTCCTCATCGGGAAAGCATTGTAATATTAGAAAATATACCGGCCCCCATTCAAGTACAGCCCATGCATATACATAAACCCGGCAACATTAAAATTACACTGGCATATGTTGGCATACTAGAGCCTCAACATCGGGGGCTTGAAGATTTATTGCGGGTAGTGGCTAATCGAGACAGTGTCCAATTACTTATCGCTGGGGATGGAGGATTAAGAAAATTCATTGAAGAATATGCAAGCAAATACGAGCACATCCGCTATTTTGGACCAGTCGGCCGCGAAAAAGCGATGGGAATTCTTGCAAGCTGTGATATACAGGTGGGGCTATATTATAAAACCATTCGCAACCACTACTTCGCCGCCCCTAATAAATATTATGAACATTTAATGATGGGAAAGCCGCTAGTCACAACAGTCGGTACTCCACCGGGTGTAAAAGTGCAATTATTTAATACAGGATACGCGCTAAATGAAGGGCAGCTGCCATTATCCAGTTGGTTAAACACCATAAATCCAAACGAAATAAAACTAAAAGGAAGTAATGCATTAAATTTATGGCAGAGCAATTATTCAGATTATTTCAACACAACTTTTTTATTAAATTATAAAAAATGCCTTGGCTATGATATCGACAAAATCTCAATCAACCAGAAAAAATAGACATGCCTATAAACATATATTATACAATTCTTCAAAATTACCAGCGCTCTTTACCCTATTTACACTGCGAAAATTAATTTCCCAAATTTCAACATGCAAATAATTTATGTCATAA
This Vogesella sp. LIG4 DNA region includes the following protein-coding sequences:
- a CDS encoding Nif3-like dinuclear metal center hexameric protein, which produces MELQQLVAILNQKLEPWRFKDYAPNGLQVEGRSQVRHVVAGVTASQALLDEAVRLKADAILVHHGYFWKSESAAITGIKRQRIATLLQSDISLLAYHLPLDAHPELGNNAQLGRLLGIVDAAPSADEPLLWQGQLSQEMEVAAFATQLSMRLEREPLVLGPADRKLRRLAWCTGGAQGYFEQAIAMGGDAFLTGEVSEQNHHLAQEYGVTFIAAGHHATERYGVKALGEWLAAEHALQVSFVDLFNPV
- a CDS encoding cytochrome bc complex cytochrome b subunit — its product is MSKGQKLLNWVDDRFPLSSMMKEHVTEYYAPKNFNFWYFFGSLAMLVLVIQIVTGIFLTMNYKPDASLNAAGIPVAFASVEYIMRDVAGGWIIRYMHSTGASMFFVVVYLHMFRGLIYGSYKQPRELVWIFGTLIFLCLMAEAFMGYLLPWGQMSFWGAQVIVNLFSSIPVIGPDLSVFIRGDFVVGDATLNRFFALHVIAIPLILLALVVAHLIALHEVGSNNPDGVEIKKLKGEDGKPLDGIPFHPYYTVKDVLGVAVFLIVFSAIVFFAPEMGGFFLEHPNFDQADPLKTPPHIAPVWYFTPFYAILRAIPSFAGTQVWGVLAMGAAVVLIAFLPWLDKSPVKSIRYRGPKFKFMLVLFIIAFIGLGILGAAPSTNLRTLVAQVFSAIYFAFFLGMPFYTKNDVGSTPVPTRVTDSTPARQMRFLVLVVVTVVAATLFAKFI
- the groL gene encoding chaperonin GroEL (60 kDa chaperone family; promotes refolding of misfolded polypeptides especially under stressful conditions; forms two stacked rings of heptamers to form a barrel-shaped 14mer; ends can be capped by GroES; misfolded proteins enter the barrel where they are refolded when GroES binds); amino-acid sequence: MAAKDVRFGDSARAKMVVGVNILADAVKVTLGPKGRNVVLDRSFGAPTITKDGVSVAKEIELKDKFENMGAQMVKEVASKTSDVAGDGTTTATVLAQAIVHEGMKFVTAGMNPMDLKRGIDKAVVALVGEIAKIAKPCATTKEIAQVGSISANSDSDIGEIIANAMEKVGKEGVITVEDGKSLHNELDVVEGMQFDRGYLSPYFINNPEKQIAALDNPFILLFDKKISNIRDLLPVLEQVAKSGRPLLIIAEDVEGEALATLVVNTIRGILKVVAVKAPGFGDRRKAMLQDIAVLTGGTVIAEEVGLTLEKVTLEMLGQAKRVEVGKENSTIIDGAGDVAAIQARVTEVRQQIEAATSDYDREKLQERVAKLAGGVAVIKVGAATEVEMKEKKARVEDALHATRAAVEEGVVPGGGVALLRARAAVDAVETINADQAAGVKIVLKAIEAPLRQIVQNAGDEPSVVVNKVLEGKGNFGYNAASGEYGDMIEMGVLDPAKVTRSALQHAASVAGLMLTTDCMIAELPEDKPAAAMPDMGGMGGMGGMM
- the groES gene encoding co-chaperone GroES, with product MAIRPLHDRVVIKRLEAEEKTASGIVLPGAAAEKPDMGEVVAVGHGKILENGERRALELKVGDKVLFGKYSGQTVKVDGEELLVMREEDVMGIVE
- the petA gene encoding ubiquinol-cytochrome c reductase iron-sulfur subunit; protein product: MSEQHVDAGRRRFLTVATSAVGGVAAAGVAVPFLMSFAPSERAKAAGAPVEVDISKLEPGQKINVEWRGKPVWLLSRTPEQLKNLASVEPDLVDPNSEASEQPEYCKNKHRSIKPGLLVAVGICTHLGCSPTYRPDLAPADLGPKWVGGFYCPCHGSKFDLAARVFSGVPAPKNLVIPPHKYLADNRLLIGEDK